A genomic segment from Luteolibacter ambystomatis encodes:
- a CDS encoding TlyA family RNA methyltransferase, protein MSASKERADALLVARGLAETREQAKRLILAGEVRSGDRPVDKPSTKLPLDAPLEVKEKPKFVGRGGFKIEGALDAFGIDPTGWVCLDVGASTGGFTDCLLQKGAAKVHAIDVGTNQLVWKLRTDPRVVAKEQFNARHMTEADLGEKVKLAVMDLSFISLTKVLPNVFSVLEEGGMVVPLIKPQFELERDDIGKGGIVRDPALHERAVEKIRRFVEKSGREWRGVIESPITGTDGNKEFLAWIG, encoded by the coding sequence ATGAGCGCCTCCAAAGAACGTGCCGATGCCCTGCTGGTGGCCCGCGGCCTCGCCGAAACCCGTGAGCAGGCGAAGCGCCTGATCCTTGCCGGGGAGGTGCGTTCCGGGGATCGCCCGGTGGACAAGCCGAGTACGAAGCTGCCGCTGGATGCCCCCTTGGAAGTAAAGGAAAAGCCGAAATTCGTAGGCCGTGGCGGCTTCAAGATTGAGGGCGCGTTGGACGCTTTCGGCATCGATCCCACCGGCTGGGTGTGTCTCGATGTGGGGGCCTCCACCGGGGGCTTCACCGATTGCCTGCTTCAAAAGGGTGCGGCGAAGGTCCACGCCATCGACGTAGGCACCAACCAGCTCGTCTGGAAGCTCCGCACCGATCCCCGGGTGGTGGCGAAGGAGCAGTTCAATGCCCGCCACATGACCGAGGCGGACCTCGGCGAAAAGGTGAAGCTGGCCGTGATGGACCTGTCCTTCATCTCACTCACGAAAGTGCTGCCGAACGTCTTCTCCGTATTGGAGGAAGGCGGAATGGTGGTCCCGCTGATCAAGCCGCAGTTCGAACTGGAGCGCGATGACATCGGAAAGGGCGGCATCGTCCGCGATCCGGCGCTGCATGAGCGGGCGGTGGAGAAAATCCGCAGGTTCGTGGAGAAATCGGGCCGGGAATGGCGCGGGGTGATCGAGTCGCCCATCACCGGCACGGACGGGAATAAGGAGTTCCTGGCGTGGATCGGGTGA
- the lnt gene encoding apolipoprotein N-acyltransferase, which translates to MPFLTGILLRLAACVASAILLSLAFPPHDIGVLAWVALMPMLAALWSLTGRRAAWKGFGYGWIAGLCFFGLNVGWLGTVAPIAPYALGGYLALYFACFGAFTSKWGNPWRFGPGNWKTDLLFAFANAAFWAGLEWLRSWVITGFGWNSLGVSLHKMLPLAQAADLLGVLGLSLVMLFVQILVLLAVRRFVRRDRKTALAGLGSALATMVLLGGYGAWRMTTLEKLESFPMKALLVQANLPQEGPNVLVGAEETNMIYENLTSDALEPLKGTDRFPDWVIWPESSLAGRLLNTDDGRWGMWQPNIDTIHQVRQYGDFTLLFGITELQAIEQGDQLVEKPKGKAWNSMAVMGPHDDLQTFRKHHLVIFGETIPFVDTIPWLKDIYEQQSGMSYGGSFSAGEVLDPVLTPVRGQTVGVVPSICFEDTVPRLERKFVRPGPQVIVNVTNDGWFKESEAADQHFANAMFRAIELRRPMLRCANTGVSGVISMTGRTQRLTDANGSHFTAGSLLAEVVVPKDPPTTLYAALGDWPVILLGLAGWGIGFRLRKGRDLPVPSQS; encoded by the coding sequence ATGCCGTTCCTCACCGGAATCCTGCTCCGCCTGGCCGCCTGCGTGGCATCCGCCATCCTGTTGTCGCTGGCGTTTCCGCCGCATGACATCGGCGTGCTGGCGTGGGTGGCGCTGATGCCGATGCTGGCGGCCCTGTGGTCGCTCACGGGGCGGAGGGCGGCATGGAAGGGATTTGGCTACGGATGGATCGCGGGGCTGTGCTTTTTCGGGCTGAATGTCGGCTGGCTCGGCACGGTGGCGCCGATCGCGCCCTACGCGCTGGGCGGTTATCTCGCGCTCTATTTCGCCTGTTTCGGAGCCTTCACCTCCAAGTGGGGGAATCCATGGCGCTTCGGTCCGGGCAACTGGAAGACCGACCTGTTGTTCGCTTTCGCCAATGCGGCCTTCTGGGCTGGGCTGGAGTGGCTGCGGAGCTGGGTGATCACCGGCTTCGGTTGGAATTCGCTCGGCGTGTCGCTTCACAAGATGCTGCCGCTGGCACAGGCGGCGGATCTCCTCGGCGTGCTCGGCTTGTCGCTGGTGATGTTGTTCGTGCAGATTCTGGTGTTGCTCGCGGTGCGCCGGTTCGTGCGGCGTGATCGGAAGACGGCTCTTGCGGGACTTGGTTCGGCTCTCGCCACGATGGTGCTGCTGGGCGGCTACGGCGCCTGGCGGATGACCACTTTGGAAAAGTTGGAGTCCTTCCCCATGAAGGCACTGCTGGTGCAGGCGAATCTCCCGCAGGAAGGCCCCAACGTGCTCGTAGGAGCGGAGGAAACCAACATGATCTACGAGAACCTGACCTCGGACGCGCTTGAGCCATTGAAAGGCACCGACCGCTTCCCGGATTGGGTTATCTGGCCGGAGTCCTCGCTGGCGGGACGTCTATTGAATACGGATGACGGCCGCTGGGGCATGTGGCAGCCGAACATCGACACCATCCATCAGGTCCGCCAATACGGGGACTTCACGCTGCTCTTCGGCATCACCGAACTCCAAGCGATCGAGCAAGGCGACCAACTTGTGGAGAAACCGAAAGGCAAGGCTTGGAACTCAATGGCGGTGATGGGGCCGCATGACGATCTCCAGACCTTCCGAAAGCATCACCTTGTCATCTTCGGCGAAACGATTCCCTTCGTGGACACCATCCCGTGGCTGAAGGACATCTACGAGCAGCAGTCCGGCATGTCCTATGGTGGCTCGTTCTCGGCGGGTGAAGTGCTCGATCCGGTGCTGACACCGGTGAGGGGGCAGACTGTCGGAGTGGTTCCCTCCATCTGCTTCGAGGACACCGTGCCGCGTTTGGAGCGGAAGTTCGTTCGTCCCGGCCCGCAGGTGATCGTGAACGTGACCAACGATGGCTGGTTCAAGGAAAGCGAAGCCGCCGACCAGCATTTCGCGAATGCGATGTTCCGCGCGATCGAACTACGTCGTCCGATGCTGCGTTGCGCGAACACCGGCGTCAGCGGTGTCATCTCCATGACCGGCCGTACCCAGCGGCTGACGGACGCGAACGGCAGCCACTTCACTGCGGGCAGCCTGCTTGCCGAGGTGGTGGTGCCGAAGGATCCGCCGACCACGCTCTACGCCGCGCTGGGGGATTGGCCGGTGATTCTGCTCGGTCTGGCCGGGTGGGGGATCGGCTTCCGGCTGCGCAAGGGGCGGGATCTGCCGGTGCCGTCACAATCTTGA
- a CDS encoding GNAT family N-acetyltransferase: MAQIGDIREVLQYIPQFRGRTFLVLIEAGLLPEPAIAETLLDLAALEDLGVKLVLGVLGGDIKDLYDWTLECEIMAARVLHPITDPSALVEAKEILARGQSVVVDASSTGPLEDPVVDFALGLGVAKVIALLEEAILIDGQPVHAIRAREAVDIAANDADVEGRDLLLSAAHACHRGVPRVHVLNGRRQGVLVDELFSNEGVGTMIHADSYREIRPLREEDIPELLGMIGRSVRRTRLVARTYEDIQSQIGDYRVITIDDNVVGCVALHEYAGEGCAEVACLYVKQAHEGRGYGIDLVHFAESMAVERKIPRVFALTNRAADFFRERLGYTQGIPADLPKERREKYEASGRDSLVFFRDL, encoded by the coding sequence GTGGCCCAGATCGGTGACATTCGCGAAGTTCTCCAGTACATCCCGCAGTTCCGTGGGCGGACCTTTCTTGTGCTCATCGAGGCCGGGCTTTTGCCCGAGCCCGCCATCGCGGAAACCTTGCTCGATCTTGCCGCTTTGGAAGATCTCGGGGTGAAGCTGGTGCTTGGTGTCCTGGGTGGCGACATCAAGGACCTCTACGATTGGACGCTTGAGTGCGAGATCATGGCGGCCCGCGTGCTGCATCCGATCACCGATCCCTCGGCGCTTGTGGAGGCGAAGGAGATTCTAGCCCGAGGCCAATCGGTGGTGGTCGATGCCTCATCGACCGGTCCTCTGGAAGATCCGGTCGTGGATTTCGCGCTTGGTCTCGGGGTGGCCAAGGTGATCGCGCTTTTGGAAGAGGCCATTCTCATCGATGGCCAGCCCGTGCATGCGATCCGCGCGCGTGAGGCCGTGGACATCGCCGCGAATGATGCGGATGTCGAAGGCCGCGATCTGCTGCTCTCCGCCGCGCATGCCTGTCACCGCGGCGTGCCACGCGTGCATGTTCTGAACGGTCGCCGCCAGGGAGTTTTGGTGGATGAACTTTTCTCCAACGAAGGCGTCGGCACCATGATTCACGCCGACAGCTATCGGGAGATCCGCCCGCTGCGTGAGGAGGACATTCCCGAACTGCTCGGCATGATCGGTCGCTCGGTGCGCCGCACGCGTCTTGTCGCTCGCACCTATGAGGACATCCAGTCGCAGATCGGGGATTACCGCGTGATCACAATCGACGATAACGTCGTCGGCTGTGTGGCCTTGCATGAGTACGCCGGTGAAGGTTGTGCGGAAGTGGCTTGCCTCTATGTGAAGCAGGCGCACGAGGGCCGTGGCTATGGCATTGATCTCGTCCATTTCGCCGAATCGATGGCGGTGGAACGCAAGATCCCGCGGGTGTTCGCCTTGACGAATCGTGCGGCGGATTTCTTCCGCGAGCGGCTCGGCTACACGCAGGGGATTCCGGCGGATTTGCCTAAGGAGCGCCGTGAGAAGTATGAAGCCAGCGGGCGCGATTCGCTGGTCTTCTTCCGCGATCTTTGA
- a CDS encoding ShlB/FhaC/HecB family hemolysin secretion/activation protein, with product MYIREYRVRGVKSGVVGSAEIGEAVYPFLGPGQMPADVDRARAAVEKLYHDKGYQAVAVAIPVQQIKRGTVILEVSENPVGRLRVKGARFTSPSALKGLAPALAEGRVVNFNEVTKNLVAMNQLGGRTVTPELRPGVEPGTVDIDLKVKDGLPLHGSLEVNNRYSANTSELRLNGAVSYDNLWQLGHAMGMSFQVAPLDLEDAQVFSGYYLAPLSNGWSLMLQGTKQDSNVSTLGGLAVAGRGEILGLRVLKTLPQGRDFYQSLSFGLDYKHFDEDLTSSTGTIQAPLTYYPLTALYTASLKHKSGKTDFNGGVTLHLRGMGASADEFNNKRYKSAGSFLYFRGDLSHTRDLPHGLQGFARVQGQMSSQPLVNSEQFSAGGLGTVRGYLESETLGDDAVTATLELRSPSLVGTGKDDAENDWRFYVFGDAGFTSIQAPLPGQDPGSSLLSVGLGTRGRFFDHYNGSLDVGLPLLRRSSGQDRQPLYTFRVWGDF from the coding sequence ATGTATATCCGCGAGTACCGGGTGCGTGGTGTGAAGAGCGGGGTGGTGGGTAGTGCGGAGATCGGCGAGGCGGTGTATCCGTTCCTGGGACCGGGGCAGATGCCTGCGGACGTGGACCGGGCGCGGGCGGCGGTCGAAAAGCTCTATCACGACAAGGGCTACCAGGCGGTGGCGGTGGCGATCCCGGTGCAGCAGATCAAGCGCGGCACGGTGATCCTGGAGGTTTCGGAAAACCCGGTGGGCCGGCTGCGGGTGAAGGGCGCGCGCTTCACCTCGCCCTCGGCGCTCAAGGGGCTGGCCCCGGCGCTGGCCGAGGGCAGGGTGGTCAACTTCAACGAGGTGACGAAAAACCTCGTGGCGATGAACCAGCTCGGCGGCCGCACGGTCACGCCGGAGCTGCGTCCCGGCGTCGAGCCCGGCACGGTGGACATCGATCTGAAGGTCAAGGACGGGCTGCCCTTGCACGGCAGCCTCGAGGTCAACAACCGCTACAGCGCGAACACCAGCGAGCTGCGGCTCAACGGCGCGGTCTCGTATGACAACCTGTGGCAGCTCGGCCACGCGATGGGGATGAGCTTCCAGGTCGCGCCGCTGGATCTCGAGGACGCGCAGGTGTTCTCCGGCTACTACCTGGCGCCGCTCTCCAACGGCTGGAGCCTGATGCTGCAGGGGACCAAGCAGGACAGCAACGTCTCGACGCTGGGCGGGCTGGCGGTGGCGGGCCGCGGCGAGATCCTCGGCCTCCGGGTCTTGAAGACGCTGCCGCAGGGCAGGGACTTCTACCAGTCGCTGAGCTTCGGTCTCGACTACAAGCACTTCGACGAGGACCTCACCTCGAGCACCGGGACGATCCAGGCGCCGCTCACCTACTACCCGCTGACGGCGCTCTACACCGCGTCGCTGAAGCACAAGAGCGGCAAGACCGACTTCAACGGCGGGGTCACGCTGCACCTGCGCGGGATGGGGGCCTCGGCCGACGAGTTCAACAACAAGCGCTACAAGAGCGCGGGCAGCTTCCTCTACTTCCGCGGCGACCTCTCGCACACCCGGGACCTGCCGCACGGGCTGCAGGGCTTCGCGCGGGTGCAGGGCCAGATGTCGAGCCAGCCGCTGGTCAACAGCGAGCAGTTCTCGGCGGGCGGCCTCGGCACGGTGCGCGGCTACCTCGAAAGCGAAACGCTGGGCGACGACGCGGTGACCGCGACCCTTGAGCTGCGCAGCCCGTCGTTGGTCGGCACCGGCAAGGACGATGCGGAGAACGACTGGCGCTTCTACGTCTTCGGGGACGCCGGGTTCACGTCGATCCAGGCGCCTCTTCCCGGGCAGGACCCCGGCAGCAGCCTGCTCAGCGTCGGCCTCGGCACGCGCGGGCGCTTCTTCGACCACTACAACGGTTCGCTCGACGTCGGGCTGCCGCTGCTGCGGCGCAGCAGCGGCCAGGACCGCCAGCCGCTCTACACCTTCCGCGTCTGGGGCGACTTCTAA